From the genome of Anopheles moucheti chromosome 3, idAnoMoucSN_F20_07, whole genome shotgun sequence, one region includes:
- the LOC128302483 gene encoding N(6)-adenine-specific methyltransferase METTL4 yields the protein MESWKEISEHSYLLNHAKSVEKIYSSNFLDENIKQACFNKMLFNINVPYDRREETKKDENQSAKKRKRMKTMGAFDEITKRVFEDHSSVQHILKRNTDESNTNNKSALEFVDQFNSSTNYDVEKRFRGQNTTDCTIVTEMDGEQFLIPPRVSFINSSVDRFTEYIEQNETFDLVVLDPPWWNKYIRRVKAVNSKASYRMLTNEDIKAIPLERHLHQNTLVVVWCTNAPSHIEAVSKEFFPKWGVELVACWYWIKITTSGEPVCKFNEPQQKQPYERIFIGLPVDSTMAKTFARERFLYSVPCAIHSHKPPLYDLFTSKYLPQQATCLELFARSLYSGCTSYGMEVLKLQNKRLYELAVEDEDGKTDGCIAFE from the exons ATGGAAAGTTGGAAAGAAATAAGTGAACATTCGTACCTGTTGAACCATGCCAAAAGTGTGGAAAAGATCTACAGTAGTAATTTTCTGGATGAGAACATAAAACAGGCGTGTTTCAATAAAATGCTCTTCAACATAAACGTCCCGTACGATCGTCGTGAGGAGACGAAGAAAGATGAAAATCAGAGTGctaaaaaacgaaaacgtATGAAAACGATGGGAGCTTTTGATGAAATAACCAAAAGG GTTTTTGAAGATCATTCTTCTGTTCAACATATACTGAAAAGAAATACGGATGAAtccaacacaaacaacaagtCAGCTCTGGAATTTGTGGATCAATTCAACAGTTCAACCAATTACGATGTTGAGAAACGATTTCGAGGGCAAAACACAACGGATTGTACCATCGTTACCGAGATGGATGGTGAACAGTTCCTGATACCTCCACGAGTATCGTTCATCAATTCTTCCGTCGACAGATTCACAGAATACATCGAACAGAACGAAACGTTTGATCTAGTCGTTCTCGATCCACCGTGGTGGAACAAATACATTAGACGTGTGAAGGCTGTTAACAGTAAAGCTAGCTACCGAATGCTCACAAATGAGGACATAAAAGCGATCCCCTTGGAAAGGCATCTGCACCAGAACACTTTGGTAGTTGTCTGGTGCACCAATGCACCGTCCCATATTGAGGCGGTGTCGAAAGAATTTTTTCCTAAATGGGGAGTAGAATTAGTAGCTTGCTGGTACTGGATAAAGATTACCACCTCCGGCGAACCGGTATGCAAATTTAATGAACCGCAACAGAAACAACCGTACGAGCGTATCTTTATCGGTTTGCCGGTCGATTCAACCATGGCCAAAACATTTGCTCGCGAACGGTTCCTTTACTCGGTACCATGTGCAATACATTCCCACAAACCACCGCTTTATG ATTTATTCACATCGAAATATTTACCGCAACAGGCCACCTGCTTAGAACTATTCGCACGCAGCCTCTATTCGGGCTGCACCTCGTACGGAATGGAAGTgttaaaattgcaaaacaaacgccTGTACGAACTGGCCGTGGAAGACGAAGATGGAAAGACCGACGGTTGCATTGCATTTGAATAA
- the LOC128305713 gene encoding phospholipid phosphatase 1-like, whose translation MADVESQKICVKAKSKITFPVAIDALILVLVACFLILTELGLLPQVVKRGYYCNDQSIQHKYTGDTISTVTILLSGLIPIVLIWLTEALFYTPSISLSKTETESRCRGSWREALYWSKKYVRGLVTMLVIIGTIKIFLGELRPHFINTCRPDVECKGTDYVSSYTCTNSEESLYFVRDASKSFPSGHSAMSVFEAIFLIWYLEKRVPRLRTLFTVPLLQMVFMCWAVFCSLSRITDHRHHWWDVLAGTVAGCATAFMTCLFGCHNFDTSKRKRKSSVYTDHDHKLINTGSGNAGTIGTPLHKEEINLNNVIHA comes from the exons ATGGCGGACGTCGAGTCGCAGAAGATATGCGTCAAAGCAAAGTCCAAGATCACGTTTCCCGTTGCCATCGACGCGTTGATATTGGTGCTAG TCGCCTGTTTTCTGATACTGACCGAACTGGGGCTGCTGCCACAAGTGGTAAAACGCGGCTACTACTGCAACGATCAATCGATCCAGCATAAGTACACGGGCGATACGATATCAACCGTCACCATACTGCTCAGCGGCCTGATACCCATCGTGCTG ATATGGTTGACGGAAGCACTCTTCTACACACCATCGATCAGTCTGagcaaaaccgaaaccgaatcgCGATGCCGTGGTTCGTGGCGGGAAGCTTTGTACTGGTCCAAAAAGTATGTCCGCGGACTTGTTACCATGCTAGTGATCATCGGTACAATAAAG ATTTTCCTTGGTGAATTACGACCCCACTTCATAAACACCTGCCGGCCGGACGTCGAATGCAAGGGCACCGA CTACGTCAGCTCGTACACATGCACCAACAGTGAGGAAAGTTTGTACTTCGTGCGTGACGCCAGCAAATCCTTCCCCTCGGGTCATTCCGCCATGTCCGTGTTTGAGGCAATCTTTCTCATCTGGTATCTGGAGAAGCGAGTACCCCGGTTGCGGACACTGTTCACCGTACCGTTGCTCCAGATGGTCTTCATGTGCTGGGCAGTGTTTTGCTCGCTTTCGCGCATCACCGACCATCGGCATCACTGGTGGGATGTACTGGCCGGTACGGTGGCGGGATGTGCTACTGCCTTTATGACG TGCCTTTTCGGATGTCACAACTTCGACACAAGCAAACGGAAACGGAAGAGTTCCGTGTACACGGATCACGATCACAAACTGATCAACACGGGTAGCGGGAATGCAGGCACCATCGGTACACCGTTGCACAAGGAGGAGATCAATCTGAATAACGTGATCCATGCCTGA
- the LOC128305711 gene encoding peroxisomal multifunctional enzyme type 2-like isoform X1, producing the protein MVAPKEPAQKLRYDGRVVVVTGAGAGLGREYALLFASRGAKVVVNDLGGNFNGQGKSNAADKVVEEIRAAGGVAVPDYNSVVEGDKIVQTALENFGRIDVLVNNAGILRDRSLARISDEDWNLIHDVHLKGSFLTTRAAWPVMKKQNYGRIIMTSSNSGVYGNFGQANYSAAKLGLVGLANTVAIEGAKNNIHCNVIVPTAASRMTEGILPEILFNELKPKLIAPVVAYLCHESCDDTGAIIESAAGWATKVHFVRGRGCVLRTAIDEDVSPEYVEKVWNRVTDMSEARHLNAIGEASLSLVGVLEKLRDGKNNENSVTETFRYGFKDVILYALGVGATVTDPTDLKFLYENNPEFGVLPTFFVLPGLLAVMGSSLTASAITHTTFDLTNILHGEQYLELFEAPPTEGVLTTTSTVLDVVDKKSGALVITQSDSYDEQGTLIARNQSSTFVVGAGNFNGKTKAGPEVKPLVPNPKRSPDASVEVPTNKDQAAVYRLSGDLNPMHIDPSFSAIAGYKVPILHGLCTMGVSVKAVLKQFGGDDPSLFRAAKVRFSKPVLPGQTLRVDMWKEPNNRVCFRTVVVETNAEVLSGAYVDFKQIIIKPNMTASVDLQSDAVFAGIKDRVAENEAKAKAINAVFLYKITSGGKVAKEWVLDLKNAKVYEGPVQGKADTTMTIADGDMLELALGKLQPQTAFMKGKLKITGNIMLAQKLAPLLKTEAKL; encoded by the exons ATGGTTGCACCGAAGGAACCTGCACAAAAGCTACGCTACGACGGACGTGTCGTGGTGGTGACCGGAGCAGGCGCTGGATTGGGTCGCGAGTACGCACTGCTATTCGCATCGCGGGGTGCAAAGGTCGTTGTGAATGACCTGGGCGGCAATTTCAATGGGCAGGGCAAATCGAACGCAGCGGACAAGGTGGTGGAAGAGATCCGGGCCGCCGGTGGTGTTGCCGTACCGGACTACAACTCGGTCGTGGAGGGCGATAAGATCGTCCAGACGGCGCTGGAAAACTTTGGACGCATCGATGTGCTGGTGAACAATGCGGGAATACTGCGCGATCGTAGCCTGGCGCGCATTTCCGACGAAGATTGGAATTTGATCCACGATGTGCATTTGAAGGGTAGCTTCCTCACGACCCGTGCGGCCTGGCCGGTGATGAAGAAGCAAAACTATGGACGCATCATAATGACGTCGAGCAATTCGGGTGTTTATGGTAACTTCGGTCAGGCGAACTACAGTGCGGCTAAGCTAGGCTTGGTTGGTTTGGCCAACACTGTTGCTATCGAGGGTGCAAAGAACAATATCCACTGCAACGTGATCGTACCTACGGCGGCCTCTCGCATGACCGAGGGCATTTTACCGGAGATTCTGTTCAATGAGCTTA AACCGAAACTGATTGCTCCGGTGGTGGCGTACCTTTGCCACGAATCGTGCGATGACACGGGAGCCATCATCGAAAGTGCGGCCGGTTGGGCGACAAAGGTACACTTTGTGCGCGGCAGAGGCTGTGTGCTGCGTACCGCCATCGACGAAGATGTTTCACCCGAATACGTGGAAAAGGTGTGGAATCGTGTCACGGACATGTCCGAGGCGCGTCACCTCAATGCAATCGGCGAAGCGAGCCTAAGCCTGGTGGGTGTGTTGGAAAAGTTGCGCGATGgcaaaaacaacgaaaactcTGTCACCGAAACATTCCGCTACGGGTTTAAAGACGTCATTCTGTACGCACTCGGTGTTGGTGCGACCGTAACCGATCCAACCGACTTAAAGTTCCTGTACGAAAACAATCCGGAGTTTGGCGTGTTGCCAACGTTTTTCGTCCTTCCCGGGCTGCTGGCCGTAATGGGATCTAGCTTGACCGCTTCTGCTATTACACACACCACATTTGACCTAACGAAT ATTCTCCATGGCGAGCAATATCTGGAGCTGTTCGAAGCTCCCCCAACGGAGGGCGTCCTAACGACCACCTCTACCGTGCTGGACGTGGTGGATAAAAAATCTGGCGCATTAGTTATCACTCAGTCCGACTCGTACGACGAGCAGGGCACTCTAATTGCACGCAATCAAAGCTCCACGTTCGTTGTCGGTGCGGGTAACTTCAACGGCAAAACGAAGGCAGGCCCCGAGGTGAAACCGCTCGTACCAAACCCGAAACGTTCGCCGGATGCTTCCGTAGAAGTGCCGACAAACAAAGACCAGGCAGCCGTGTATAGGTTGTCGGGTGATTTGAACCCTATGCATATCGATCCAAGCTTTTCGGCTATTGCCGGATATAAGGTGCCGATTCTGCACGGACTGTGTACGATGGGTGTCTCGGTGAAGGCAGTGCTGAAGCAGTTCGGCGGTGATGATCCCAGCCTCTTCCGAGCGGCCAAGGTGCGCTTCTCCAAACCGGTGTTGCCGGGTCAAACGCTGCGTGTCGACATGTGGAAGGAACCGAACAATCGGGTTTGCTTCCGTACAGTAGTGGTCGAAACGAATGCGGAGGTGCTATCGG GTGCGTACGTGGACTTCAAGCAGATCATCATCAAACCGAACATGACTGCCTCCGTTGACCTACAGAGCGATGCCGTTTTCGCCGGTATCAAGGACCGCGTGGCTGAGAACGAAGCCAAGGCGAAGGCTATCAATGCGGTCTTCTTGTACAAAATCACCAGCGGTGGCAAGGTGGCCAAGGAGTGGG TGCTTGATCTAAAGAACGCGAAAGTATACGAAGGGCCGGTACAGGGCAAAGCCGACACGACCATGACGATAGCCGATGGGGATATGCTCGAGCTGGCACTCGGCAAACTGCAGCCCCAGACTGCATTCATGAAGGGCAAGCTGAAGATCACCGGTAACATTATGCTGGCGCAGAAATTGGCACCGTTGCTGAAGACGGAAGCGAAACTGTAA
- the LOC128305711 gene encoding peroxisomal multifunctional enzyme type 2-like isoform X2, whose protein sequence is MTASVDLQSDAVFAGIKDRVAENEAKAKAINAVFLYKITSGGKVAKEWVLDLKNAKVYEGPVQGKADTTMTIADGDMLELALGKLQPQTAFMKGKLKITGNIMLAQKLAPLLKTEAKL, encoded by the exons ATGACTGCCTCCGTTGACCTACAGAGCGATGCCGTTTTCGCCGGTATCAAGGACCGCGTGGCTGAGAACGAAGCCAAGGCGAAGGCTATCAATGCGGTCTTCTTGTACAAAATCACCAGCGGTGGCAAGGTGGCCAAGGAGTGGG TGCTTGATCTAAAGAACGCGAAAGTATACGAAGGGCCGGTACAGGGCAAAGCCGACACGACCATGACGATAGCCGATGGGGATATGCTCGAGCTGGCACTCGGCAAACTGCAGCCCCAGACTGCATTCATGAAGGGCAAGCTGAAGATCACCGGTAACATTATGCTGGCGCAGAAATTGGCACCGTTGCTGAAGACGGAAGCGAAACTGTAA